The following are encoded together in the Salmonella enterica subsp. enterica serovar Choleraesuis genome:
- the tynA gene encoding amine oxidase: MANSFTFRPRKIALALAMTLGLSSWQPAAFAHGGEAHMVPLEQTLKQFGAEVKWDDYAGLYTISKDGAWVEVKPGAKTARVNGKSVNLTVPVTMKGKQAMVEEGFINEVFQSGIDQTFQVEKVAHPLNSLNAQEINDVVAILKASPDFKPNTRFTQIALKEPPKAEVWAFALNGTKTEGPRQAQVSMLTGAQITEAVVNINDKKITHWQAVDNAQGMVLLDDFNSVQQIITASKPFAEALKKHGVDDPSKVVTTPLTVGYFDGKDGLKQEDRLLKVVSYLDVGDGNYWAHPIENLVAVVDLEKKEIIKIEDGPVIPVPTAARPYDGRDREKVALKPLIISEPEGKNYTITGDTVRWLNWEFHLSMDSRTGPQFSTVTWNDNGKKRKIMYEGSLGGMIVPYGDPDIGWYFKAYLDSGDYGMGTLTSSQDPGKDAPGNAVFLDETIPDYLGKPTTIPRAIAIFERYAGPEYKHQEMGKPNVSAERRELVVRWISTIGNYDYIFDWVFHENGTIGIDAGATGIEAVKGVKAKTMHDATAKDDTRYGTLIDHNIVGTTHQHIYNFRLDLDVDGENNSLVAMDPEVKPNQSGGPRTSTMQLNQYTFDSEKAAAQKFSPSTIRLMSNPNKENAMGNPVSYQIIPYAGGTHPVATGANFAKDEWIYHRLNFMDKQLWVTRYNPDERYPEGKYPNRSTHDTGLGEYTKNDESLVNTDTVVWMTTGTTHVARAEEWPIMPTEWVHTLLKPWNFFNETPTLGPKKK; encoded by the coding sequence ATGGCAAATTCATTCACATTCCGCCCGCGTAAAATTGCGCTGGCACTGGCAATGACCCTGGGACTCAGTTCCTGGCAACCGGCCGCCTTTGCCCACGGTGGCGAAGCGCATATGGTGCCGCTGGAACAGACCCTTAAACAGTTCGGCGCAGAGGTAAAGTGGGATGATTACGCCGGCCTGTACACTATTTCTAAAGACGGCGCGTGGGTGGAGGTAAAGCCCGGAGCAAAGACCGCCAGAGTTAACGGCAAATCGGTGAATCTGACGGTGCCGGTGACGATGAAGGGTAAGCAGGCGATGGTGGAAGAAGGCTTCATTAACGAAGTGTTCCAGTCAGGTATCGACCAGACTTTCCAGGTGGAAAAAGTAGCCCATCCGCTTAACTCACTGAATGCCCAGGAAATTAACGACGTTGTCGCCATTCTTAAGGCCTCCCCGGATTTTAAACCCAATACCCGTTTTACCCAGATTGCCCTGAAAGAGCCCCCGAAGGCTGAAGTCTGGGCGTTTGCGCTCAATGGCACCAAAACGGAAGGCCCGCGCCAGGCACAGGTGAGTATGCTTACCGGCGCGCAGATTACCGAAGCAGTGGTCAATATTAACGACAAGAAAATCACCCACTGGCAGGCGGTGGATAATGCCCAGGGCATGGTACTGCTGGACGATTTTAACAGCGTTCAGCAGATAATTACCGCCAGCAAGCCATTCGCCGAAGCACTGAAAAAACACGGTGTCGATGACCCTTCCAAAGTCGTGACCACGCCGCTGACCGTCGGCTATTTCGATGGGAAAGACGGGCTTAAACAGGAAGACCGGCTGTTAAAAGTAGTGAGCTATCTCGACGTGGGCGACGGCAACTATTGGGCGCACCCGATTGAAAACCTGGTGGCAGTGGTCGATTTAGAGAAGAAAGAGATAATTAAAATTGAAGATGGCCCGGTCATTCCGGTGCCAACCGCCGCGCGCCCGTACGATGGTCGCGATCGCGAGAAAGTGGCGCTGAAGCCGCTTATCATCAGCGAACCAGAGGGTAAAAACTACACCATCACCGGCGATACGGTGCGCTGGCTGAACTGGGAGTTCCATCTCAGTATGGATTCCCGTACCGGCCCGCAGTTCTCCACCGTCACCTGGAACGACAACGGCAAGAAACGCAAAATTATGTATGAAGGCTCGCTGGGTGGCATGATAGTGCCTTACGGCGACCCGGATATCGGCTGGTATTTCAAAGCCTATCTGGACTCCGGCGATTACGGAATGGGCACCCTGACATCTTCTCAGGACCCGGGTAAAGACGCGCCGGGCAACGCGGTGTTCCTCGACGAAACTATTCCGGACTACCTCGGAAAACCGACGACAATTCCGCGCGCTATCGCTATTTTCGAACGTTACGCCGGGCCGGAATATAAGCACCAGGAGATGGGTAAACCAAACGTCAGCGCCGAGCGCCGTGAGCTGGTGGTGCGCTGGATAAGCACCATCGGCAACTACGATTACATCTTCGACTGGGTGTTCCATGAAAACGGCACTATCGGTATCGATGCCGGTGCAACGGGTATCGAGGCGGTAAAAGGCGTGAAAGCCAAAACCATGCACGATGCGACAGCGAAGGATGATACCCGTTACGGTACCCTTATCGACCATAACATCGTCGGCACCACCCACCAGCATATCTATAACTTCCGGCTGGATCTGGATGTGGATGGAGAGAACAACTCACTGGTGGCGATGGATCCTGAAGTGAAGCCAAACCAGAGCGGCGGCCCGCGCACCAGCACCATGCAGCTTAATCAGTACACCTTTGACTCTGAAAAAGCGGCGGCGCAGAAATTTAGCCCAAGCACCATTCGCCTGATGAGTAACCCGAATAAAGAAAACGCGATGGGTAACCCGGTTTCTTACCAGATTATTCCTTACGCGGGCGGTACTCATCCGGTAGCGACTGGAGCCAACTTTGCCAAAGATGAGTGGATTTATCACCGGCTGAACTTTATGGACAAACAGCTGTGGGTGACTCGCTATAACCCGGATGAACGCTATCCGGAAGGCAAATACCCGAACCGTTCAACCCATGACACCGGGCTTGGCGAATACACTAAAAACGACGAGTCGCTGGTAAATACGGATACTGTAGTGTGGATGACCACCGGTACTACCCATGTGGCGCGTGCCGAAGAGTGGCCAATTATGCCAACGGAGTGGGTGCATACCCTGCTTAAACCGTGGAACTTCTTTAACGAAACCCCAACTCTGGGGCCGAAGAAGAAGTAG
- a CDS encoding amino acid permease-associated protein gives MNINPPETSGDGKPGLRKSLKLWQVVMMGLAYLTPMTVFDTFGIVSGISAGHVPASYLLALAGVLFTAISYGKLVRQFPEAGSAYTYAQKSINQHVGFMVGWSSLLDYLFLPMINVLLAKIYLTALFPGVPPWIWVVSFIAILTAANLKSVNLVANFNTLFVLVQVSIMVVFIVLVVHGLHKGEGVGTVWSLRPFISENAHLIPIITGATIVCFSFLGFDAVTTLSEETKDAARTIPKAIFLTAFYGGVIFIVASFFIQLFFPDISRFKDPDAALPEIALYVGGKLFQSIFLCTTFVNTLASGLASHASVSRLLYVMGRDNVFPERFFGYIHPKWRTPALNVIMVGIVSLSALYFDLVTATALINFGALVAFTFVNLSVYNHFWRRKGYNKTWKDRFHYLLLPMIGAVTVGVLWINLEATSLTLGLAWAALGMLYLTWLTRRFRRPVPQFDGRKAEQSLGS, from the coding sequence ATGAATATTAATCCACCTGAGACATCGGGAGACGGCAAGCCCGGGCTGCGTAAATCGCTCAAGCTCTGGCAGGTGGTGATGATGGGCCTGGCCTATCTTACGCCGATGACGGTGTTTGATACCTTTGGCATTGTCTCCGGGATTAGCGCCGGGCACGTTCCCGCCTCTTATCTGCTGGCGCTGGCCGGGGTACTATTCACCGCCATTAGCTATGGCAAGCTGGTGCGCCAGTTTCCAGAAGCCGGTTCGGCCTATACCTACGCTCAGAAGTCGATTAACCAGCATGTTGGATTTATGGTGGGCTGGTCTTCGCTGCTGGACTATCTGTTTTTGCCAATGATTAACGTCTTGCTGGCGAAAATATATCTCACGGCGTTATTTCCCGGCGTGCCACCGTGGATCTGGGTGGTGTCATTTATCGCGATCCTCACCGCTGCTAACCTGAAAAGCGTCAATCTGGTGGCCAACTTCAACACCCTGTTCGTGCTAGTGCAGGTCTCGATTATGGTGGTGTTCATTGTGCTGGTAGTTCATGGGCTGCATAAAGGGGAAGGGGTCGGTACCGTGTGGTCCCTGCGGCCATTTATCAGTGAGAATGCGCATCTGATTCCTATCATTACCGGCGCTACGATAGTCTGCTTCTCGTTCCTCGGCTTTGATGCAGTGACCACGCTTTCGGAAGAGACTAAAGACGCCGCACGCACTATCCCGAAGGCTATCTTTCTCACCGCGTTTTACGGCGGGGTTATCTTTATCGTGGCCTCGTTTTTTATCCAGCTCTTTTTCCCCGATATCAGCCGCTTTAAAGATCCCGATGCCGCGCTCCCGGAGATTGCGCTCTATGTTGGGGGCAAACTGTTTCAGTCGATCTTCTTGTGCACCACTTTCGTCAATACCCTGGCCTCCGGGCTGGCCTCTCACGCCAGCGTTTCTCGCCTGCTGTACGTGATGGGGCGTGACAACGTCTTTCCGGAGCGGTTCTTCGGATATATCCATCCTAAATGGCGCACTCCAGCGCTCAACGTCATCATGGTCGGAATTGTGTCACTTTCAGCGCTCTATTTTGACCTGGTCACCGCGACGGCGCTGATTAACTTTGGGGCGCTGGTGGCTTTCACCTTCGTGAATCTGTCGGTTTATAACCACTTCTGGCGTCGCAAGGGCTATAACAAAACCTGGAAGGATCGTTTCCACTATTTGCTGTTGCCGATGATTGGGGCCGTGACGGTGGGTGTGCTGTGGATTAACCTCGAAGCCACGTCGCTGACTCTGGGGCTGGCGTGGGCGGCGTTGGGGATGCTGTATCTGACCTGGCTGACCCGCCGTTTCCGCAGGCCAGTGCCGCAGTTCGACGGCCGTAAGGCGGAGCAGTCGCTGGGCTCCTGA
- a CDS encoding sigma-54-dependent Fis family transcriptional regulator, whose product MTIHNPPTEQALPAVIAQSWQRCRKMMQRETWTRPHQAQGLTFQSISRRKTALLTIGQAALEDAWEFMDGRPCALLILDESACILSRCGHLQTLERLDELGFVDGSYCAESIIGSCALSLASMTSQPVKTLGEQHFKQALFEWAFCSTPVFDNHGRLFGSIALCCACEDVSAADLSLTLAMAREVGNSLLTDSLLAESNRHLNQMYGLLESMDDGVMAWNEQGALQFLNLQAASLLHLDAQSCQGKNLAELVTLPPLLKRAIKHARPLSHAEVTFESQHQFVDAVITLKPIIEEPGTSFILLLHPVEQMRQLMTSQLGKVNHTFAQMSADDPDTRRLIHFGRQAARGSFPVLLRGEEGVGKERLSQAIHNESERAAGPFIAVNCQLYADSALGLDFIGSAATEDEKGRLGRLELASGGTLFLEKIEYLAPELQSTLLQVIKQGVVTRLDARRLVPVDVKVIATTGVDLGNLVEQNRFSRQLYYALHSFEIVIPPLRDRRNSIPSLVRDRLRHLERRFSTRLKVDEDALAQLVAYSWPGNDFELYSIIENIAISSEHGHIRLSNLPAYLFSDRPASQSESALIPASLSFSAMEKEAILHAARVTRGRVREMAQLLNIGRTTLWRKMKQYDIDASQFRGHKPQA is encoded by the coding sequence ATGACCATCCACAACCCACCGACGGAGCAGGCGCTACCCGCGGTGATTGCCCAGTCCTGGCAGCGTTGCCGCAAGATGATGCAGCGCGAAACCTGGACCCGGCCACACCAGGCTCAGGGGCTAACGTTCCAGTCTATCAGCCGCCGTAAAACGGCGCTGTTGACCATCGGCCAGGCTGCGCTGGAGGACGCCTGGGAGTTTATGGATGGTCGGCCATGCGCACTACTGATCCTCGATGAGTCCGCCTGCATCCTGTCCCGCTGCGGCCACTTGCAGACCCTCGAACGGCTCGATGAGCTGGGGTTTGTAGACGGCAGCTATTGCGCCGAAAGCATTATCGGCAGCTGCGCGCTCTCTCTCGCCTCTATGACCAGTCAGCCGGTTAAAACTCTGGGTGAACAGCACTTTAAACAGGCGCTGTTTGAGTGGGCATTTTGCTCAACTCCCGTATTTGATAATCATGGACGGCTGTTTGGCTCTATTGCGCTCTGCTGTGCGTGTGAGGATGTCAGTGCCGCCGATCTATCGCTGACCCTGGCGATGGCCAGGGAAGTTGGCAATTCGCTGCTGACCGATAGCCTGCTTGCAGAGTCCAATCGCCATCTTAACCAGATGTACGGGCTACTGGAGAGCATGGATGACGGCGTGATGGCGTGGAACGAGCAGGGGGCGCTACAGTTTCTCAACCTCCAGGCCGCCAGCCTGCTGCACCTCGATGCCCAGTCTTGTCAGGGGAAAAATCTTGCCGAGCTGGTGACATTGCCGCCGCTGCTGAAACGCGCGATTAAGCACGCCAGGCCGCTGAGCCATGCCGAAGTGACCTTCGAAAGCCAGCATCAATTCGTTGATGCGGTGATTACGCTGAAGCCGATTATTGAGGAACCGGGCACCAGCTTTATTCTGCTGCTGCATCCGGTCGAGCAGATGCGCCAGCTGATGACCAGCCAGCTGGGGAAAGTGAACCATACGTTTGCCCAAATGTCGGCTGATGACCCTGATACCCGGCGCTTGATCCATTTTGGCCGCCAGGCGGCCAGGGGAAGTTTTCCGGTACTGCTGCGCGGCGAAGAGGGTGTTGGCAAAGAGCGGCTCTCTCAGGCTATTCACAACGAAAGCGAACGCGCCGCCGGCCCGTTTATTGCGGTTAACTGCCAGCTCTATGCCGACAGCGCGCTGGGCCTGGACTTTATCGGCAGCGCCGCCACTGAAGATGAGAAAGGGCGCCTCGGTCGCCTTGAGTTGGCCAGCGGCGGCACCCTGTTTTTGGAGAAAATCGAATATCTGGCGCCCGAGCTCCAATCTACGCTGTTGCAGGTGATTAAGCAGGGCGTAGTGACCCGGCTGGACGCCCGCCGCCTGGTGCCGGTAGACGTGAAAGTGATAGCCACCACCGGGGTGGATCTTGGCAATCTGGTGGAGCAGAACCGCTTTAGTCGTCAGCTCTATTACGCGCTGCATTCGTTTGAAATCGTTATTCCGCCGCTGCGCGATCGGCGCAATAGCATCCCTTCTTTGGTGCGCGACCGGCTGCGCCATCTGGAGCGGCGCTTCTCTACCCGCCTGAAAGTAGATGAAGATGCGCTGGCCCAGCTGGTCGCCTACTCGTGGCCAGGGAATGACTTTGAGCTTTACAGCATCATCGAAAATATCGCCATCAGCAGCGAGCACGGGCATATCCGGCTGAGCAATCTCCCCGCCTATCTGTTCAGCGATCGTCCCGCTAGCCAGAGTGAATCCGCACTGATACCCGCCAGCCTGAGTTTTTCCGCCATGGAGAAGGAGGCTATCCTGCATGCCGCCCGGGTGACGCGTGGTCGGGTGCGGGAAATGGCGCAGTTGCTGAACATTGGCCGGACTACCCTGTGGCGCAAGATGAAGCAGTATGACATCGACGCCAGCCAGTTCAGGGGCCATAAGCCACAGGCCTAG
- a CDS encoding glycerol dehydrogenase has product MLQVIQSPAKYLQGPDAAALFGQYAKNLADSFFVIADDFVMKLAGDKVLSGLHENGISCHAERFNGECSHAEINRLGAILKQQGCKGVVGVGGGKTLDTAKALGYYHKLPVVIIPTIASTDAPTSALSVIYTEAGEFAEYLVYPKNPDMVVMDTAIIAKAPVRLLVAGMGDALSTWFEAKACYDARAVSMAGGQSTAAALSLARLCYDTLLAEGEKARLAAEAGVVTIALERIVEANTYLSGIGFESSGLAAAHAIHNGFTILEECHSLYHGEKVAFGTLAQLVLQNSPMKEIETVLGFCQKVGLPVTLEQMGVKQGIEEKIRAVAQATCAEGETIHNMPFAVTADSVYGAILTADRLGAQWLARC; this is encoded by the coding sequence ATGCTACAAGTTATTCAGTCTCCGGCGAAATATCTTCAGGGTCCTGATGCGGCGGCGCTGTTTGGTCAGTACGCTAAAAATCTGGCCGACAGCTTCTTTGTCATTGCTGACGATTTTGTGATGAAACTGGCTGGCGATAAAGTGCTGAGCGGCCTCCATGAAAACGGCATTAGCTGTCACGCCGAACGGTTTAACGGTGAGTGCAGCCATGCGGAAATTAATCGCCTGGGCGCCATTCTGAAACAGCAGGGCTGTAAAGGCGTGGTCGGTGTCGGCGGCGGGAAGACGCTCGATACCGCCAAGGCACTCGGTTACTACCATAAACTGCCGGTGGTGATTATTCCGACCATCGCTTCAACCGATGCCCCCACCAGCGCGCTGTCGGTTATCTATACCGAGGCCGGCGAGTTCGCAGAGTATCTGGTGTATCCGAAAAACCCGGATATGGTGGTGATGGACACGGCGATTATCGCCAAAGCGCCGGTGCGCCTGCTGGTGGCCGGAATGGGGGATGCGCTATCCACCTGGTTTGAGGCTAAAGCCTGCTACGACGCCCGCGCCGTAAGCATGGCCGGCGGGCAATCTACTGCCGCGGCTCTAAGCCTGGCGCGTCTGTGCTACGACACGCTGCTGGCGGAAGGTGAAAAAGCCCGCCTGGCCGCTGAGGCTGGCGTTGTCACCATTGCGCTGGAGCGCATTGTTGAAGCTAATACCTATCTTAGCGGCATCGGATTTGAAAGCAGCGGTCTGGCAGCCGCCCACGCTATTCATAACGGATTTACCATTCTGGAAGAGTGCCACTCACTGTATCACGGGGAAAAAGTGGCCTTCGGCACCCTGGCGCAGCTGGTATTGCAGAACAGCCCGATGAAAGAAATTGAGACCGTGCTCGGTTTCTGTCAAAAAGTCGGGCTACCGGTGACTCTGGAACAGATGGGCGTGAAACAGGGCATTGAAGAGAAGATCCGCGCCGTGGCGCAGGCTACCTGTGCAGAAGGCGAAACGATCCATAACATGCCGTTTGCCGTCACTGCGGACAGTGTGTATGGCGCTATCTTAACGGCAGACCGGCTCGGTGCTCAGTGGCTAGCCCGTTGCTGA
- a CDS encoding dihydroxyacetone kinase subunit DhaK produces the protein MKKLINRVEDVLTEQLTGLAKAHPGLKLHQNPVFVTRADAPVTGKVALLSGGGSGHEPMHCGFIGPGMLTGACPGEIFTSPTPDKMFECAMNIDAGAGVLLIIKNYTGDVLNFETATELLHDSGVRVTTVVIDDDVAVKDSLYTAGRRGVANTVLIEKLVGAAAERGDDLAACAALGRRLNNQGHSIGIALSACTVPAAGSPSFELNDNEMEFGVGIHGEPGIDRRPFTSLDTTVDEMFATLLENGRYSRPLRHWDPDKGRWQEGIENKQPLQAGDRVIAMVNNLGATPLSELYGVYNRLETRCRESGIEIARSLVGTWCTSLDMVGFSITLLKADDETLALWDAPVHTPALTWGK, from the coding sequence ATGAAAAAACTGATTAACCGTGTGGAAGATGTACTGACCGAACAGCTAACCGGCCTGGCGAAAGCCCACCCGGGGCTGAAGCTGCACCAGAACCCGGTATTTGTCACCCGGGCCGACGCGCCGGTAACTGGCAAGGTGGCACTGCTTTCCGGTGGCGGCAGCGGCCATGAACCGATGCACTGCGGATTTATCGGCCCCGGTATGCTGACCGGGGCCTGCCCCGGTGAGATTTTCACCTCGCCGACGCCGGACAAAATGTTTGAATGCGCCATGAATATTGACGCCGGTGCCGGGGTTTTATTGATTATTAAAAATTACACCGGCGACGTACTGAATTTTGAAACTGCCACCGAGCTTCTTCACGATAGCGGAGTCAGAGTCACTACCGTAGTTATAGATGACGACGTGGCGGTTAAAGACAGTCTTTACACCGCTGGCCGGCGCGGTGTGGCTAACACCGTATTGATTGAAAAGCTGGTCGGCGCGGCGGCCGAGCGCGGGGATGACCTGGCGGCCTGCGCCGCACTGGGACGCCGGCTCAATAACCAGGGCCATTCCATCGGTATCGCCCTGAGCGCCTGTACCGTCCCCGCCGCGGGCAGTCCCTCCTTTGAGCTAAATGACAACGAGATGGAGTTTGGCGTCGGCATCCATGGCGAACCGGGCATCGACCGACGCCCGTTTACCTCACTGGATACCACTGTCGATGAGATGTTCGCCACTCTGTTAGAAAACGGCCGCTACAGCCGCCCGCTGCGCCACTGGGATCCCGATAAGGGACGCTGGCAGGAAGGTATCGAAAACAAACAGCCGCTCCAGGCCGGTGACCGGGTGATTGCGATGGTCAATAACCTCGGCGCTACGCCGCTTTCGGAACTGTATGGTGTCTACAATCGGCTGGAAACCCGCTGCCGCGAATCAGGAATTGAGATCGCCCGAAGCCTGGTCGGTACCTGGTGCACCTCGCTGGATATGGTCGGTTTTTCCATCACCCTGCTCAAGGCGGATGACGAAACCCTCGCGCTGTGGGACGCCCCGGTTCATACCCCAGCGCTGACCTGGGGCAAATAA
- a CDS encoding dihydroxyacetone kinase subunit DhaL — MSLQRKQIVDWLYRCGEIFTTQCDFLTGLDKEIGDADHGMNMRRGFSKVVEKLPSIADKDIGFILKNTGMVLLSNVGGASGPLFGTFFIRAAQVTQARQSLTLEELYQTIREGADGVVSRGKAEPGDKTMCDVWLPVVDELKRASEQHLSIVAALEAACEVASQAAQSTITMQARKGRASYLGERSIGHQDPGATSVLFMMQMLAAAAKA; from the coding sequence ATGTCACTGCAAAGGAAACAAATTGTCGATTGGCTCTACCGCTGTGGAGAAATTTTCACCACCCAGTGCGATTTTCTTACCGGACTGGATAAAGAGATAGGCGATGCCGACCACGGCATGAATATGCGCCGCGGATTTAGCAAAGTGGTAGAGAAACTGCCGTCGATTGCCGACAAAGACATCGGTTTTATCCTCAAGAATACGGGCATGGTGCTGCTGTCTAACGTCGGCGGTGCGAGCGGCCCGCTGTTCGGCACTTTCTTTATTCGTGCAGCTCAGGTCACTCAGGCGCGCCAGAGTCTGACACTTGAGGAGCTGTACCAGACCATACGCGAAGGGGCCGATGGCGTCGTCAGCCGCGGTAAAGCCGAGCCGGGCGATAAAACCATGTGCGATGTCTGGCTGCCAGTGGTGGACGAACTTAAACGCGCCAGCGAGCAGCACTTATCGATCGTCGCTGCCCTGGAGGCGGCCTGCGAGGTCGCCTCTCAGGCGGCTCAGTCGACGATAACGATGCAGGCGAGAAAAGGCCGTGCCAGCTATCTCGGCGAACGCAGTATCGGCCATCAGGATCCTGGTGCAACCTCAGTACTGTTTATGATGCAAATGCTCGCTGCGGCGGCTAAAGCGTAA
- the dhaM gene encoding protein-lysine deacetylase, whose amino-acid sequence MVNLVIVSHSAQLGQGVGELARQMLIGDGCRLAVAAGIDDPENPIGTDPLKVMAAIQSVADADAVLVLMDMGSALLSAETALDLLEPEIAGKVHLCPAPLVEGALAAAVSAATGSGIEKVMRDAQDALQAKRLQLGFPAQETANEVPAISDDGDAQSATVTIRTPNGLHVRPASQLVKALAGFNAQLLLEKEGKCVVPDSINQIALLQVRCRDRVRLIARGTDAAPALAAFQALAKSNFGETLPAAGDAAPLSTTTDEICGEVLRYRPAEYSLDTSPAERPEEESRRLKAAIALTLEDLNQLTALAAEKYSEDIAMIFSGHHILLDDPELLREADKILYQQNCRAGQAWHQVMTGLSQQYRALDDSYLQARYIDVDDLLHRTLRHLAGAEEDRPQLRQQQSIIVADDLFPSMILQLDADRVAAICLSGGSPLAHGAIIARAAGIPFRCQLGDATAAWRTGENLTLDN is encoded by the coding sequence ATGGTAAATCTGGTCATTGTTTCGCACAGCGCTCAGCTGGGCCAGGGCGTCGGGGAGCTGGCCCGGCAAATGCTTATCGGGGATGGCTGCAGACTGGCCGTCGCCGCCGGGATTGACGATCCGGAAAACCCCATTGGCACCGACCCGCTAAAAGTCATGGCGGCGATCCAGTCCGTAGCCGATGCCGACGCGGTGCTGGTGCTAATGGATATGGGCAGTGCCCTGCTCAGCGCCGAAACCGCCCTCGATCTGCTGGAGCCGGAGATTGCCGGCAAAGTTCATCTGTGCCCGGCACCGCTGGTCGAAGGGGCATTAGCCGCCGCGGTTAGCGCCGCCACCGGCTCCGGCATTGAGAAGGTCATGCGCGACGCCCAGGACGCGCTACAGGCTAAACGCCTACAGCTTGGCTTCCCGGCGCAGGAAACCGCCAACGAGGTGCCCGCAATAAGCGACGACGGCGATGCCCAGTCCGCCACCGTAACAATCCGCACCCCCAACGGCCTGCATGTCCGTCCGGCTTCGCAGTTGGTGAAGGCGCTGGCCGGATTCAACGCCCAGTTATTACTGGAAAAAGAGGGTAAATGTGTCGTCCCGGACAGCATTAATCAAATCGCCCTGCTCCAGGTTCGCTGCCGCGATCGGGTGCGGCTGATAGCCAGAGGCACGGACGCCGCTCCGGCACTGGCCGCCTTTCAGGCTCTGGCGAAGAGCAACTTTGGCGAGACGCTCCCGGCGGCGGGCGATGCCGCACCGCTCTCCACGACGACTGACGAGATTTGCGGCGAAGTGCTGCGCTACCGACCAGCCGAATACTCCCTGGATACGTCGCCAGCCGAACGACCAGAAGAAGAGTCGCGCCGCCTGAAAGCCGCCATCGCGCTTACCCTGGAGGATTTAAATCAGCTGACCGCGCTGGCGGCGGAAAAATATTCGGAAGACATCGCCATGATTTTCTCCGGCCATCACATTCTGCTCGACGATCCCGAGCTGCTCCGTGAGGCCGATAAAATTCTGTATCAGCAGAACTGCCGCGCCGGGCAGGCCTGGCATCAAGTGATGACCGGACTCAGCCAGCAGTATCGCGCTTTGGACGATAGCTACCTCCAGGCCCGGTATATTGATGTAGACGATCTGCTGCACCGAACCCTACGCCACCTGGCCGGGGCCGAAGAAGATAGGCCGCAACTGCGCCAGCAGCAAAGCATTATCGTGGCCGACGATCTATTCCCCTCAATGATCTTACAGTTGGACGCAGACAGGGTCGCCGCTATCTGCCTCAGCGGCGGCAGCCCGCTGGCACACGGAGCGATCATTGCCCGGGCGGCAGGCATTCCGTTCCGCTGCCAGCTAGGCGATGCCACCGCTGCATGGCGCACCGGCGAGAACCTGACGCTGGATAACTAA